Proteins encoded in a region of the Enterococcus gilvus ATCC BAA-350 genome:
- the pstB gene encoding phosphate ABC transporter ATP-binding protein PstB, whose product MKEYNWDERNLIKMPGEVALHTEDLHVFYGDNEAIKGVDLEFEKNKITALIGPSGCGKSTYLRSLNRMNDGIASANVTGKIVYKDVDVNASNIDVYEMRKRIGMVFQRPNPFSKSIRDNITFALKQHGMRDKHQLEETVETSLKQAALWDQVKDNLDKSALALSGGQQQRLCIARAIAMKPDILLLDEPASALDPISTGTVEETLVQLKENYTIIIVTHNMQQAARISDYTAFFYLGHVIEYDQTTKIFTRPKIQATEDYVSGHFG is encoded by the coding sequence ATGAAAGAATATAATTGGGATGAACGTAACCTCATCAAAATGCCTGGCGAGGTCGCGTTGCATACAGAAGATTTGCATGTCTTTTACGGCGACAACGAGGCTATCAAAGGTGTAGATCTTGAATTTGAAAAAAATAAAATCACCGCATTGATCGGGCCTTCTGGTTGTGGGAAATCCACTTACCTACGCTCATTGAACAGAATGAATGATGGCATTGCTAGCGCGAATGTCACAGGGAAGATCGTATACAAGGATGTTGATGTCAATGCCTCAAATATTGATGTGTATGAAATGCGCAAACGTATCGGCATGGTATTTCAGCGTCCGAATCCGTTCAGTAAATCAATTCGTGATAATATCACTTTTGCTTTGAAGCAGCACGGAATGAGAGACAAACATCAATTGGAAGAAACCGTAGAAACAAGCTTGAAGCAAGCGGCTTTATGGGATCAAGTTAAAGACAACCTCGACAAAAGTGCTTTAGCATTGTCCGGTGGGCAACAGCAACGTCTGTGTATTGCACGAGCAATCGCGATGAAGCCAGACATCTTATTGCTAGATGAACCAGCAAGCGCGTTAGATCCAATCTCAACAGGAACAGTGGAAGAAACGTTGGTCCAATTGAAAGAAAATTATACGATCATTATTGTTACACATAATATGCAGCAGGCAGCTCGTATCAGCGATTACACCGCCTTTTTCTACTTGGGACATGTCATTGAATACGACCAAACAACAAAAATTTTCACGCGTCCGAAAATTCAAGCTACAGAAGATTATGTATCAGGTCATTTTGGTTAA
- the pstC gene encoding phosphate ABC transporter permease subunit PstC, translating to MENEDVKKALTTKSKRARIEQRGRFISFICIALIVFVVAAIFYFVASKGLSTFFVDKINVFDFLFGTVWNPSATGPDGKPLVGALPMILGSFMVTFLSAIVATPFAIGAAVFMTEISPTKGQKFLQPVIELLVGIPSVVYGFIGLSVIVPFIRSIFGGTGFGILSGTFVLFVMILPTVTTMTVDTLKSVPRHYREASLALGGTRWQTIYKVVLRAAVPGILTAVVFGMARAFGEALAIQMVIGNAALMPTGLTTPASTLTSILTMGIGNTIMGTVENNVLWSLALILLFMSLVFNILIRYIGKKGEITNG from the coding sequence TTGGAGAATGAAGATGTAAAAAAAGCGCTCACGACGAAATCAAAGCGTGCAAGAATCGAACAAAGGGGACGTTTTATTAGTTTTATCTGTATCGCGTTGATCGTATTTGTCGTTGCAGCAATTTTCTATTTTGTAGCAAGTAAGGGGTTATCAACCTTTTTTGTAGATAAGATCAATGTATTCGACTTTTTATTTGGAACGGTGTGGAATCCCAGTGCGACTGGGCCGGATGGCAAACCGCTAGTTGGCGCGTTGCCAATGATTCTAGGTTCCTTTATGGTGACCTTTTTATCAGCGATTGTGGCGACCCCGTTTGCGATCGGAGCCGCAGTCTTTATGACGGAGATTTCTCCTACTAAAGGACAGAAATTCTTACAGCCAGTCATTGAGCTGCTTGTGGGTATTCCTTCTGTTGTTTATGGTTTTATTGGTTTGTCAGTGATTGTACCGTTTATTCGTTCAATTTTCGGTGGAACAGGTTTCGGGATATTATCTGGGACGTTTGTATTATTTGTTATGATTCTGCCTACCGTAACCACGATGACGGTAGATACATTAAAATCAGTGCCCCGCCATTACCGCGAAGCTTCGCTGGCTCTGGGCGGAACGCGTTGGCAAACGATTTACAAAGTTGTATTACGTGCTGCCGTGCCAGGAATATTGACGGCTGTCGTCTTCGGGATGGCTCGTGCCTTTGGTGAAGCTTTGGCTATCCAAATGGTTATCGGGAATGCTGCATTGATGCCGACGGGGTTGACGACACCCGCTTCGACTCTGACGTCGATCTTGACGATGGGGATCGGGAACACAATCATGGGCACTGTAGAAAACAACGTTTTATGGTCACTGGCGCTGATCTTATTATTCATGTCGTTAGTGTTCAATATTTTGATTCGTTATATTGGAAAGAAAGGGGAGATAACGAATGGATAA
- the pstA gene encoding phosphate ABC transporter permease PstA: protein MDKAKRADKIATAVLYIVSGLIVAILAFLLLYILIRGLPHVSWEFLTSPSKAYQKGGGIGIQLFNSIYLLLITMIISLPISLGAGIYLSEYAKKNWVTNVIRTSIEILSSLPSVVVGLFGFLIFVIQFGYGFSILSGALALTLFNLPLLTRNIEESLRAIHYTQREAGLALGLSRWETVTKIVVPDALPGILTGIILSSGRIFGEAAALIYTAGQSAPALDFTNLNPLSVSSPLSIFRQAETLAVHIWKINTEGTMPDGNAVSAGASAVLILAVLLFNFGARAIGKRLHRKMTST, encoded by the coding sequence ATGGATAAAGCGAAACGCGCGGACAAAATCGCGACAGCAGTCCTTTACATTGTCTCCGGTTTGATAGTTGCGATCCTGGCTTTTCTATTGCTTTACATTTTGATTCGTGGCTTGCCTCATGTTTCGTGGGAGTTCTTAACATCCCCTTCAAAAGCGTATCAAAAAGGCGGCGGAATCGGAATTCAATTATTCAATTCGATCTATCTGCTGTTGATCACCATGATTATCAGTTTGCCGATTTCTTTAGGAGCGGGAATTTATTTATCTGAGTATGCGAAGAAAAACTGGGTGACTAATGTCATTCGGACATCTATCGAAATTTTGAGTTCGTTACCTTCAGTAGTAGTCGGTCTATTTGGTTTCTTGATTTTTGTTATTCAGTTCGGATATGGCTTCTCGATTCTTTCTGGTGCATTAGCATTGACGCTCTTCAACTTGCCTTTGCTAACTAGAAATATTGAAGAATCCCTCAGAGCAATTCATTATACACAACGTGAAGCGGGGTTAGCATTAGGCCTATCACGCTGGGAAACCGTCACAAAAATTGTTGTTCCAGATGCATTGCCTGGGATTTTGACAGGAATCATTTTAAGCTCTGGACGTATCTTCGGTGAAGCCGCGGCGTTGATCTATACAGCTGGACAAAGTGCGCCGGCGTTGGATTTCACCAATTTAAACCCATTAAGCGTATCAAGTCCCTTGAGTATTTTCCGTCAGGCTGAAACGTTGGCCGTGCACATTTGGAAAATCAATACTGAAGGAACAATGCCCGATGGCAATGCTGTTTCTGCCGGGGCTTCTGCTGTTCTTATCCTAGCGGTACTGCTCTTTAACTTTGGCGCCCGCGCAATCGGTAAGAGATTGCACAGAAAAATGACGTCAACATAA